In the genome of Podospora pseudocomata strain CBS 415.72m chromosome 2 map unlocalized CBS415.72m_2.2, whole genome shotgun sequence, one region contains:
- the RAM2 gene encoding CAAX geranylgeranyltransferase alpha subunit (COG:O; BUSCO:EOG09263Z41; EggNog:ENOG503NV0Q): MPPKGKAAQKPKAGSCAATTTTTKPSAPAAPDNNNNNNNASKQPEKEKPSTVAELSRYHFELCHPFEGKRSTTQADQLVWLASRLVTRLPVRFLGAKGQKDLWKTVNEHSLPARGFNLRKYKKRQQQHKGVDSRGRDIGEYTAKEWGIRQEKRVTLSCLQLQSQRFRELRDRQKRGFVDCQTGDQVLVTDSEYTEEKQRRREMERLSRELYGAEGMARQGKLALDPEWDDVVPIVMEDPENGLAAIAYSPDYAEAMSYLRAVMSAKEYSPRSLKLTEYIINLNPAHYTVWLFRAANIFAMKLPIPDEITWLNQIALENLKNYQIWHHRNLLVEHYHPSIASDPPALASFATSEREFLTQILAEDTKNYHVWSYRSWMVGKLGVWGNPEELRSTEELIEQDVRNNSAWSHRFYLVFSDPENCTPGEKYAATEADPKVPGEIVDREVAYAEEKIRLAPQNQSGWNYLRGVLVKGGRRLSSVREFAEEFVKGLGEGEEGEEVRSSHALDLLAEVYKELGERERADLCLRRLMEKWDRIRGGYWQWRREGLGLAEVAA, translated from the exons gcagccaccaccaccaccaccaaaccatcaGCTCCGGCTGCACCTG acaacaacaacaacaacaacaacgcttCCAAACAACCAGAAAAGGAGAAACCTTCCACCGTCGCCGAGTTATCGAGATATCATTTTGAGCTTTGTCACCCGTTCGAGGGAAAGAGATCGACGACGCAGGCCGATCAGCTTGTCTGGCTTGCTTCACGGCTTGTCACCCGGCTGCCGGTTCGGTTTTTGGGTGCAAAGGGGCAGAAGGATTTGTGGAAGACGGTTAATGAGCACTCGCTTCCTGCTAGGGGGTTTAATCTGAGGAAATATAAGaaacggcagcagcaacataaAGGTGTTGATTCACGGGGGAGGGATATCGGGGAGTATACCGCCAAGGAGTGGGGAATACGGCAGGAGAAGAGAGTGACGTTGTCTTGTCTGCAGCTGCAGTCGCAGAGGTTTAGAGAGCTGAGGGATAGGCAAAAGAGGGGGTTCGTGGACTGCCAGACGGGAGATCAGGTTTTGGTTACTGATTCAGAGTATACTGAGGAAAAGCAACGACggagagagatggagaggcTAAGCAGGGAGTTGTACGGCGCGGAGGGGATGGCGAGGCAGGGGAAGCTGGCGCTGGATCCGGAGTGGGATGACGTGGTGCCGATTGTGATGGAGGATCCGGAGAACGGCCTGGCGGCGATTGCGTATTCTCCTGACTACGCTGAAG CAATGTCCTACCTCCGCGCCGTCATGTCGGCAAAAGAGTACTCCCCACGCTCCCTCAAGCTGACCGAGtacatcatcaacctcaacccgGCGCACTACACCGTCTGGCTCTTCCGCGCGGCCAACATCTTCGCCATGAAGCTCCCCATCCCGGACGAGATCACCTGGCTCAACCAGATCGCGCTGGAGAACCTGAAAAACTACCAGATCTGGCACCACCGGAATTTGTTGGTAGAACActaccacccctccatcgcGTCTGACCCTCCGGCGCTGGCATCGTTTGCTACTTCGGAAAGGGAGTTTCTGACCCAGATATTGGCGGAAGACACAAAGAACTACCACGTGTGGAGCTACCGCTCCTGGATGGTGGGCAAGCTGGGGGTGTGGGGGAATCCGGAGGAGCTGAGGAGCACAGAGGAACTGATTGAGCAGGATGTGAGGAACAATTCGGCTTGGTCGCATAGGTTTTATTTGGTGTTTTCCGATCCGGAGAACTGCACGCCTGGAGAAAAGTATGCGGCTACCGAGGCGGACCCAAAGGTGCCCGGGGAGATTGTTGATCGGGAGGTGGCTTATGCGGAGGAGAAAATTAGGTTGGCGCCGCAGAATCAGTCGGGGTGGAATTActtgaggggggtgttggttaaaggggggaggaggttgagttCTGTGAGGGAGTTTGCCGAGGAGTTTGTCAAGGGGttgggcgagggggaggaaggggaggaggtgaggtcgAGTCATGCGTTGGATTTGTTGGCCGAGGTTTAtaaggagttgggggagagggagagggcggatttgtgcttgaggaggttgatggagaagtGGGATCGGATTAGGGGGGGTTATTggcagtggaggagggaggggttggggttggcggaggTTGCTGCTTGA